Within Spinacia oleracea cultivar Varoflay chromosome 4, BTI_SOV_V1, whole genome shotgun sequence, the genomic segment ATTGTTTGAggattttcaaaattttaaataatttggttgattttcaAATGATGATGTATTTGTTCAAGTGGTTTCAAAatatttggtttgattttgttgagttttaaatctttatttcaaaatatgTTGGATTAAATAAAAGGATGATTATTGGTTTATCATATGGTTGGAATTGTATGGTCTTTCATGACATCATTGTACTTTTATAAAGTCTCACAATGGAATGGATTTTCGTGGAACTTTTTTGTTCATACGCATCACTTGTTGTGTAAGCTTAGGGTCACTTGTTGATATTATTTGGTTAGTACCCCAATGCATAGATTTGTGATGGAATACTAGCTTGGAGTGTGCACATTTAGGAAGGAAGGGGAGATAAGAAGTGGTGCttgatttccatattctaattggaatctatttttgaaaggtttctatttttttggaaagtttctacttttggaatattattatatttggaaAGTTTATATATTTGGAATATTTCTATTCATGGAATGTTTCCacttttggaaagtttctattttgaaaatttgtattcttaaaattttatacttttgaaaagttactatttaaggaaagtttctaatttaaaaaaaatgaatctCCTACGATTTCAATTATGAAAGTTTGAatcaaattggtttatgaaagTATGTTCAAGTATAAATAAATGTTTTACATgtcttgcatatattcgtacttAGCTTTCGATAACCCGTATTTCTTGTTTGGTTTGGCTTGGCCCTGTTTACGtttttggtgagcagttttcaggaacttgatgtGACGATGTGGTTTGCTTAAATACCGAATTAATGGAGAGTTTCACctagttaagattttatttaagttggtttttttttaaagatttggtttctttagggttttgtttttgaattaattcgaaaatacatttttgttatttcaattattattatatagtAAAGAGAACTATTTTTGATTTATTCCGCTGCATTAGTTGAGTTAGTTAGCCTTTAATGTAATCACGTGGCAGTAAAACTCCTAAGTTTCTCTCAAGTTtggttttatttaattaaatggtggtttttttttaaaaaaaaggagaaatttggggtgttacaaaaataattaagggTAGTAGAGTTATTTCACAGAGGGGAAACTAAAGAGTCAAAAACCTCAAGTGTTCCCCTCTAATAGAATCAAGGGAATAGTTCTTCAAATCTCGAATGTCCAACATATCAGAGTGATAAATTTTATCGTTATTTTATGTAACTGGGAGGTATTTCAGGATCGAGTCAACTGCATTTGGGAATTAACAGTTAAGAATTTGAGTGAAACATTATATAGGGGGATTTTATGTAATAATGTCAGTAAGTTCTTGTGTGTATAACAAAACATATAATTAGTGAAGCTTGAGAAAAGAGTTAGAAAGTAAAGTCTTTTAGTGAAGCCTAGAAGTAAAAGAAAGAACTTTGAGGGAAGTTAGAGAATAATTGTTGGGAACTTGATTTCATATAGGAACTCAAGAAAGGCTCACGCATAATAGGTTTATAATTGTTGATGCTAACAGCAAACAAGCAATATCATCTTTTCTTGTAGGGCGATTAAGGTCCCTGAGGGTATGCCCTTGGGGATGGTTGACCTCTTAATATTGGCGGCCTCGCCCGTGAACGAGTAAGTTCATAGGAAAATTACCACTTTGAAGCCATCAATTAACAAGTAACAATTAATGAGAAATGAAATACGTAAAGATGAAAAGTTTCATACATTGATATGTAAAGAAACATTGAACAAACATTAAATCACGAGGATGTTACCTCCATGGCTGAATGCTTGAAAAAGTGGCGCTGGAAATTGGAGTTCTTTAATACATGAAAATGCTAATATATGATACTCTACACCTAGCTAGGCTATAAAGTTTGGGAAATTCTACGGGCTTAGGCTAAAGCTAGAGAAAAACTATACATTTTCTAAGTTGTGTTGTTTGGGTCTCCTTTACTCGATTGATGTTGCTTGCTTTTTATACCCCTTATTTCCTTTCCACTTATAAGGGAGTTGTGGAGAGATAGAAGTTATATATCTACAACTTCTTAGTCGAGGAGGCGGTTCCGGGTACATTCCAGTTGTGGCCTCATCCCACTCCCAAAATATTTATTTCTAATTGCTATAAGTTCcgtttaattttattatatacATAATTGACAGGTAAGTTCCATATTAGAATTCATCCCCATTGTACTATTCAttccaaataataaatactccatCATACACCACATTATGTTATAAGATTTATACTCTATCGAACACTGCATATATTTAGGAAAAACAAATTTCTTTATTATATGATTGTCTTTTAAGGCCATGGacgtaaaaaaatttaaaattatggAATAAGAATATATAGGTTGTTTCAATGGGTTACTAAAACTAGGGATTTTATCGTACCTCTTATATTATACATATCTTTCTATTGTCTTAACATCTTTTCAAATAGTCGCTCCTTTATGACGAAAATATATATACTGAATTTtgtaagaaaatatatattttttcaaagATGTATAATTTAAACAAATTACATAAAGTAGGAAGAAAATTATTGTTTCACTTGCCATAACAATCCAAACAATAAAAGTATTAATAATTCTACAATAAAATATTCAgcttgaaataattaaaaaggCTAAGAGAAAAGATACATAACAAACAAAAGGTTTGTGTTAAAATGTTAGAACTTGCAACATGCTACACCCCACAAAGCATCATCCCACGATCTTCATTTTAGCTACTAAACAAGCAAGGAATGAGGTGAATCGCTAAAATACAACTCCCATATGTGAATCCACCTGCCTCATGAAAGCGTAAATCCCAGTCATCGCCTCTTTACCAATAAACTGATTGGGGTTCAAAATGGAAGTGTCGACATCTTTAGCAATTGGGTTATGAGGAAGAGaaatattgttattgttatttccTCTTTCCACGACCCTTATACGGTTATGGATACACCTTGATCTATTCTCTATCACCGAAATCAAGTATTTCAAGTCGTTAGGTGCGACTTGCTCGAGTCTAGATCTACAATTCATAATATCAGTCGCAAGATTCTCCGTTTGAATCTCTCGTTTACTCTTTTGAATCTTCTTTAGCTTCTCCTCTTCCTTCTTAACACTTTGATCCGAAAATGTTTTTTGATTCAAAAACCTTTCAGATTGATTTACTTTAGATTTTCTTTCATAATTGGAGAATATCCTTGTAACTTCCGCTTTTGATGAAGGCCACACAATAGGTTTTTGACCGTCTTGTCCATAAACAACGGCACAAGCATCTATGCCACACAAGACATTGATTTCTCGTGTCTTTTTTATCAATCCTTGCGCTCTCCTTGCGCATGTGGCTCTCCTATCAAAGTAATTTTCTATGTATGTTAGGTTAACCTTCTTTCTATCCATTTCGAGGACGAAAAATACTTGGTTTATTTTTGTTCTCAAACTTGGTAGGTAGGTTGAAAGATTTTGTTAGTTTTGAAATGATTGATGTTTTGGTTAGGCATAAGGAGGGGCATTTATAAGAATAAATTAtgcatgattttttttgttttaaataaaaatactatgctaaaaaaaataatattttagaaTCCTTTTTGATGACGTAATCACAATTTAAGTAATGGCAACAAATAATTACGTAATAGAGTAAATCATTTTGTTATGGAAATGATATATTCTTAGGGTTTAACATTTTTGGAAAGCTTGATACGGTATTAAACCTGAGTAATATTGGgaagaataataataaagaaTTAAAAAGTATTTTGTTTCAATTAATTTAAAGTGTTTGATAATTGACCAAAGTATATTAATCATgcatcaacaacattaaaccAATCTCACGCATACAAAcatttaaacaataaataaataaatgcataagattaaatgtgatccaatatggcccgacttcatcttgaaacttcAACTTTAAACTCATTTTTGAAAATGGGATAGAACATTCATTCTTGAATTTCAATATGGGAAGCGCCATCTTCAACAAAATATTCCTTTGCATTGAAATAAATAGCCTAATTATCAAAACATGCTAACGATGCACATACCGTATTCATAGTAGAAACAATGGTACTTTAACCATATTTTACATTCGAATTCATGGTTCGCAAGCTATATTTACTATCCTAgatattttgggccatactagtcatcaCTTACAAACCTGCAAAGAATatatcaatatatataatatatatcatTCATCCGCTCATTTATCAAGGAGATATTCCAAAGCAAGTAAGAACATATTTCACATCACGTAATAATTTCACAAACTAACTAAGGCAAATCAGTTTACCAATTATTTGaccttattaaaattaattgagTAGtcaatcctaattaaattaattaattcatgtaatccttaatttatttaattcatatatgtTCAAATGCTCCCACTCAAGCCAacattatatgctttactaattttaaaacaaaattgtCTTTCTAgatcaaaatttaattaaaatttaatgctCATATAATCCCCAAATTGGGGACTTTAGGTTGACTAATATTAGGTAATAATATTTCAAAGTTTTAAtgttaatattataattatataaaactTTATGTTTCTCCCTTGAAATCGTTACGCCGTAATaattaaaatcttaaaattaaattatgagAATTAATCGTAAGCCCACAAGCCCCGCTCGTCGCTCACCCATAAGCCAAATGCACAGCAAATCAAAGGCCACTACCATGTGTGTGCATGGTTATGCGAGCTAGGCCATGGGATCTGCATAGAATCCTCTAGCCATCGCATGCCTTGTACGGCATCGCAGTGTGGACAACGCTGTATAACAACCTGCACATATTGCACGCACCATGGCACCCGTCCTCGCCCATAGTAGTTGCTAGCATGCCACGAGGCATCGCCACCTTGTCCTTTCTCGTAGCAACGATCGCTCGACATGTGTTGTTGTCTTGCCCTTCCTCTCGCTCACTACGCACTCCTTAATTGTGTGCCACAAGCATTTTTGTTTATCATTGTTGCACGTGTCGATGTAGACGTCTACATTTGACCCATGGCCAGAAGCGGTAAGTTCAATGATGAAATCGGGACTACTTGCCAACACTCTCCCGAGTAAGTAACGAGCATCCTGAAGATGACTGAAATGATCTTTGAATCGAAATTTTCATTTATAGTAACTACAATTTATACTAACCGCCATTCCAAGTTGTTACTAAATGTAGTAATTGAATAAGATAGATATTGACTAAGGGGTAGAATTGCATTCCAACCAACCCTCTTAAAAGTGATTAATCCGTAGAAAAGAGTTAAGTCCGTAGAAAGAGGTAAATTTCGGAATAAACCGGAAGGATCTAGAACGCGCGTGAATATAATTTACCAGCGCTATAAGTTTTTAGCGCGCAGATGGAAAGCGCCACTAATGTCCACCGCTACACCCCCAACGCCATTCGTTTTTGGCGCTGCTAGTTGATTTCCACCCAATCACTGTAACAGATAAAGTTCCAGAATATTCTAAAGCTGACGTGGATAAAAGCCT encodes:
- the LOC110784051 gene encoding agamous-like MADS-box protein AGL80; amino-acid sequence: MDRKKVNLTYIENYFDRRATCARRAQGLIKKTREINVLCGIDACAVVYGQDGQKPIVWPSSKAEVTRIFSNYERKSKVNQSERFLNQKTFSDQSVKKEEEKLKKIQKSKREIQTENLATDIMNCRSRLEQVAPNDLKYLISVIENRSRCIHNRIRVVERGNNNNNISLPHNPIAKDVDTSILNPNQFIGKEAMTGIYAFMRQVDSHMGVVF